The genome window GGCACTTTTTACTTATATTTTAAAAGCAAGACAGCCTCGCTCGTTGCCTTGCAAGACCGGTTTGTCTTCCAGTTCCGTGATGCCATCGAGCAGGCGGTTGGCGCGCACGTCGACTGGTCCGACCGTCTCGACGCCTGGATCACGGCGGCGCTTAACGGCTATCTCGACCAGACAGCGGTGCATGATGTGGTCTTTCACGAGGTGCGCCCCTGCGCACGACGGATCAAATCCAATCATCTGGTCATCCAATCCCTTGCCCTGTTGATTGAGGGAGGGGCGGCAACCGGCGCGTGGCGGACGGAGGATGCCCGTCTGACAGCGGTCATGCTCTTCAGCGCGCTTCATGGCGCCGCGGATGCCGCCATCGCGGGATTGACGCCGCTTGATCGCTCCGCCTGCCTTGCCGCGGTGCTCCGCTTTTGCCGCCGCGTGCTTGGCCTTGCCTGAAAAAATTCCCCGCTTGGATCAAAAATTGACCCGCCTCGGGCTAGCGCGAACCCATGGTCCGATATATTGATCCTGAAAATCAATTTCGTCTAGATTCCGTGCCACACTCCCAAGAAAGTACGATCCCGTTCGTGGCACAGGTTTTCGGGCGAAGCGTAAGCACAGGGGGGCCTTCGTTCATGCTGGTGTTGCGATTTCTCATCGTCTTCATGTTGCTGCTGTTGCCTGCCACCGCCTTCGCCGAAGACAACGCGAAAAAGGGAGCGGGCGCGTCCGAGAAACTTAAAACCCTCGTCCTTGAGCCGGTGACCGTCACCGCCACCAAGCGCGAGGAAAGCTTGGAAAAAGTACCTGCCAGCATTTCCACGGTGTCCGATACGCAGATCGAGGAAATGGGCGCCTGGAAACTTGGCGAGGTGCTGGACACGCTGCCGAACGTCTGGATGAAAAACGCGACGTCCGGGGATGGCATCGTGATTCGCGGCCTGTCGTCTTTCGACACATCCATCTATTCGCCGGTGGGGCTTTATGTGGACGACGTGCCCTATCCGGTGACCTACATGCAAAACCTGCTTTTTCTCGACGTGGAACGCATCGAAGTGCTGCGCGGCCCCCAGGGGACGCTGTACGGCCGCAACAGCGAGGCCGGCGTGGTCAATGTGGTGCTCAAAAAGCCGGACAACCAGGTTCGGGCCAGCGTGTTCTCGGATTACGGCAGCTACAATACCCTGCGCGCCGGCGCCAATGTCAGTACCCCCCTGATCAAGGACAAGCTCTTTCTGGCCGGCAATTTCGTTCGCTACCAGACAGACGGCTACATGCACAACGAGTACAAGGATGACGACAGGGCCGCCAAGGACGAATCCATGCGGGGCAGGGGCGTATTGCGCTGGACGCCGACCGATGCCTTCGATCTGCGTCTGACCATGGACGCCAGCCACACCGACAAGGGGATCGGCAGGCTGCGCTATGAAACGGGCTCGAATGCGACAAAACGCTTCAACGTCATATCGGACGCCTCGGATGACGCCGAGGAAAATGTCATCAATCCATCCTTCACCGCCAAGTATTCCGGGCCGGCGGTTGAGGTGACCTCCATCACCAGCTACATGGATTACCGCTACCAGTTCCTGTCCGACCGCGACCGCACTTCCACATTCAAGAGCTATTCCGACCAGGACCTCAAGCAGCAGGGCATCACGCAGGAGTTGCGGTTCGCCTCGCCGGGCAAACAGCGACTCAACTGGCTTTTCGGTCTGTTCGGCAGCTCCACGCGTTCCGATATCCAAATGAACGCCATCTCTTCCGTTTCCAAAGCTTCCACGTATGCCGACACGGACGCCACGGAGTCGAGCTGGGCCGCCTTCGGCCAGGCGACCTATTCCATTTTGGACAACCTGCGCCTCACGGCCGGACTGCGCGGGGAATACGCCCTTGCCCATGGCGGTCAGACCCACCGCGTCGGCACGACGAGCCTGGTCGGCTACAGCAAGGAGCTCGATTCCTTCGAGGTCCTGCCCATGGCTTCTCTGGCCTACGACGTGACGCCCAATGTCACGGCCTATGCCACGTGGTCCAACGGTTTTCTGGCCGGCGGGTTCAATTATTACGCGGCCGACAGCCTTTCGACGTTCTATTACCAGCCCGAACACACCACGAACTACGAAGTGGGGCTCAAGACCAACTGGTTTAACCAGAAGCTTATAGCCAATGTTTCCGTTTTTTATACCGACATCCGCGACAAGCAGGTACGCGAGGAAGACCCTGCCGGCGGTATTGGCGTGTGGAAGTTCACCAACGCCGGCCGGGCCCATTCCCAGGGCGTGGAAGTCGAGCTGACGGGAAAGCCGCTTGCCGGCCTCGAACTCCAGGGAGGACTCGGCTACACCTACTCGGTTGTCGACGACTGGACCGTCAACCAGAACGGCGTGCCGTACAGCTACAAGGGCAAGCGCCTGCCCTGGGCCCCGGATCTCACCTACCACCTCGGCGCGGGGTATGCCCATCCCTGCGGCCTCTTCGCCCGGGCCGACCTCTACGGCGCGGGCACCCAGTATTTCGACGCCGAAAACAGCCTCAGCCAGGAAGGCTTCGCCCTGGTCAACGCCCGTGTCGGCTATGCCTTCAAGCAGTGGGAACTCGCCCTGTGGGGCAAGAACATCTTCGATGTCGACCATGCCACCAAAAAGGTTCGCGACCGTTCGCGCAACGTGCTTGTCGAGGACGGCGCACCGCAAACATTCGGCGCTTCGCTCACCTGGAGGTTTTAGGCATGCGGGGGGAAACGGTTTTGGACTTGGGTCAGGAAGACCGCCCGTCTATTGCGCCATTCTTCGATTGGCTGCTCGGACCGGTGCGCATGGCCCTCCTGGATGCGGCGATCACCCTTGGCATCGCCGACATCCTGGCCGAGGCGGGTGATCCCGACGAAATCGCCGCGCGTTTGAAGACGCATCCCGGCAATACGCGGCATTTCCTCGACGCCCTGGCGGCTTTGGGCCTGGCCGCAAAAAGGCGGGGCCGCTACGCCAACACGCCGCTTGCCAGCCGGTATCTGCGTCGGGAGAGCCCGACGTACATGGGTGGTCTCGTCGAAAATCTCAAAAGAATACAGCACCGCAATCTGCCGCGCCTGATGGAACTGCTCGAATCCGGGCCGCCGCCCGTGGCCCGGGAAGACCGCCTGGACGGCGATGCGCAATGGAAGCGTTCCGCCAGGGACCTCGCCTGCTACCAAAGGGCCGGCATGGCCGAGTTGGCCGCCGACATCGTCGCTTCCCTGCCCGAAAGCCCCAAGCTGCGCCGCATGCTCGATTTCGGGGGGGGGCCGGGCATCATCGGGCTGGGCATTTTGACGCGGTTTCCGGTCATGCGGGGCGCGCTCGCCGATTTGCCGGCGGTCATCGAGGTGGCGCGGGAGGAAATCGAGACGGCCGGCATGGCCGGGCGGGTGGAGCTTTATCCCGGCGACTACAACACCGCTTCCTTCGGTTCGGGCTACGACCTCGTCTGGGCCAGCCACAACCTGTACTACGCCAAGGATCTTGAGGGACTTTTGGCCCGTATTCTGGATGCCCTGCACCCTGGCGGCGTCTTTATCAGTTTCCATGAGGGACTGACCGGGGAACACACCAAGCCCCCCTTCTATGTTCTTTCCCGGGTATCGCTGGCCCTTGAGGGGCAGGATGTATCCTTCGAGGCGGGAGAGATCGCCAGTGCCGCCTTGGCCGCCGGGTTCCTCTCCATCGAAACGAGGATCCGCGACACCCCCATGGGCGAGGTCCGTGTGGATATTTTGCGCAAGGCCGGCAGCCTCGGGGAGACCGCGGCATGACGCGTCGCCAATTCCTGCAGACACTGGCGGCCCTGTCTCTGGCGGCGCCGGCTTTCGCCGCGAAGTCCCCCTCGGTTCGGGTATCCGGTCCGGCCGTGGCCGAAACCTTGCCTTTGCTGGCGATGGGGCGGGCGGGCCCGTTGCCGGGGATTGCCCGCACGGTGGTCTTTACCCCGTGGAATTCACCGGACCAGTTGCGCGCCATGATCGCCACCGACGACGTGGATGCGGCCCTCATGACCACGGCCTCGGCCTGCACCCTGGCCAACAAGGGCGTGCCCGCGACTGTCGTGGCCCTCACGTCGAGCCCGGTGTGGCTGGTGTCCTCGGATGCCGCGCTATCACGCCTGTCCGGTCTCGACGGCCGGGAAGTCCTGCTGCCGTTCGGCCCGGGCGAAATGCCGGATTTGCTTTTGCGGGCCTTGGCCGGGCGGGCGGGCGTCTCGTTTGTCCCCCGGCATGCGGGCAACGCCCTGGAAGCCGTCAACCTCCTTTTGCTCGGGCAGGGACATTGCGCGCTTTTAAGCGAGCCGGCGGCGAGCCTGGCCGTGTCGCGGGCGAACGCCCGGCCCCGTCCCGGCGTTCCGGTCCTGGCCAAGCGGTTGGATGTCCGGGATGCCTGGCGGAAGGTCTTCCCCGAACATCCGCAACTGGCCCAAAGCGCGTTGGCCGTGATCGGCCCCCTGGCCCGGGATGCGGCGACCTGCAAGGTGCTGCAGACGGCGTATGTCCAGGCGACCGGCTGGCTGGCCGCCCATCCCCAGGAAACCACGACCCTTGCGGGGAAGGACTTTCCCGCCCTTGCCTCCCAGGCCGTGAACGGCGTCTTGCCGGGCCAGGACATCCGGCTCGTCATGGGACGGCAGGGGGCGCAAGACGCCCGTTTTTTCCTGAGCCTGCTCCACGGGATGTCGCCGGCAAGTATTGGCGGCCAACTCCCCGAGAGTTCCTTTTTCGAGGTCGACGCATGAAATGGGATGGGCTTGCCGGGCGGGCCTGCGGTCTGGCCGCGCTTATGGGCGCTTGGGAAGTGGCGGCCGGGCGAGGCCACGGCATCGCCGTGGCCTCGCCCGGGGAAACGTTTGCGGCCTTGGCCGGGCTTTTGGGGCAGTCGTCCTTCTGGCTGGGCGATCTGGCCGTGAGCGCGCGGCGTGTGGGGTGCGGGTTTTCTCTCGGCTTTGCCGTCGGGGGCGCTCTGGGGCTGCTGGCCGGCCGCTTCCCGGCGGCACGGACGTTCCTCGCGCCGTCGCGCTGGATGCTGACCAGCGTTCCCGGGGTGGTGGCCGTCATGCTCGGCATGCTCTGGTTCGGCCTGGGCGCGGGCATGGTGGTGGCCATCGTGGCGCTTATGGTCGCGCCGGCCATCCATGTGGCCGTGATCGAGGGACTGTCCACCGTGGACGCGACGCTTGCGGAGATGGCCAGGGCCTACCGGTTCACGCCGCTCATGCGATTTTGGCACATCTACGCGCCGGCCATGGCCGCGCCGCTTTTTTCCGGCGGCGTGGTGGCGCTCGGCGGGGCCATGCGGGTGGCGGTGTTGGCCGAGGCCCTGGGCGCCAATACGGGCATCGGCCATGCCCTCTCCGTGGCCAGGACCAATCTGGACACGCCGCAACTCTACGCCCTGGCCCTTTGCAGCATGCTCCTCGTCGGTGTGGCCGAAATGGCGCTTT of Solidesulfovibrio fructosivorans JJ] contains these proteins:
- a CDS encoding TetR/AcrR family transcriptional regulator, with the protein product MPDLPRTKPAALRRDALLDAAERLFRERGFAATSVDAIVAAAGVAKGTFYLYFKSKTASLVALQDRFVFQFRDAIEQAVGAHVDWSDRLDAWITAALNGYLDQTAVHDVVFHEVRPCARRIKSNHLVIQSLALLIEGGAATGAWRTEDARLTAVMLFSALHGAADAAIAGLTPLDRSACLAAVLRFCRRVLGLA
- a CDS encoding ABC transporter substrate-binding protein; the protein is MTRRQFLQTLAALSLAAPAFAAKSPSVRVSGPAVAETLPLLAMGRAGPLPGIARTVVFTPWNSPDQLRAMIATDDVDAALMTTASACTLANKGVPATVVALTSSPVWLVSSDAALSRLSGLDGREVLLPFGPGEMPDLLLRALAGRAGVSFVPRHAGNALEAVNLLLLGQGHCALLSEPAASLAVSRANARPRPGVPVLAKRLDVRDAWRKVFPEHPQLAQSALAVIGPLARDAATCKVLQTAYVQATGWLAAHPQETTTLAGKDFPALASQAVNGVLPGQDIRLVMGRQGAQDARFFLSLLHGMSPASIGGQLPESSFFEVDA
- a CDS encoding ABC transporter permease, which codes for MKWDGLAGRACGLAALMGAWEVAAGRGHGIAVASPGETFAALAGLLGQSSFWLGDLAVSARRVGCGFSLGFAVGGALGLLAGRFPAARTFLAPSRWMLTSVPGVVAVMLGMLWFGLGAGMVVAIVALMVAPAIHVAVIEGLSTVDATLAEMARAYRFTPLMRFWHIYAPAMAAPLFSGGVVALGGAMRVAVLAEALGANTGIGHALSVARTNLDTPQLYALALCSMLLVGVAEMALLGLARRTVSRRRP
- a CDS encoding TonB-dependent receptor; the encoded protein is MLVLRFLIVFMLLLLPATAFAEDNAKKGAGASEKLKTLVLEPVTVTATKREESLEKVPASISTVSDTQIEEMGAWKLGEVLDTLPNVWMKNATSGDGIVIRGLSSFDTSIYSPVGLYVDDVPYPVTYMQNLLFLDVERIEVLRGPQGTLYGRNSEAGVVNVVLKKPDNQVRASVFSDYGSYNTLRAGANVSTPLIKDKLFLAGNFVRYQTDGYMHNEYKDDDRAAKDESMRGRGVLRWTPTDAFDLRLTMDASHTDKGIGRLRYETGSNATKRFNVISDASDDAEENVINPSFTAKYSGPAVEVTSITSYMDYRYQFLSDRDRTSTFKSYSDQDLKQQGITQELRFASPGKQRLNWLFGLFGSSTRSDIQMNAISSVSKASTYADTDATESSWAAFGQATYSILDNLRLTAGLRGEYALAHGGQTHRVGTTSLVGYSKELDSFEVLPMASLAYDVTPNVTAYATWSNGFLAGGFNYYAADSLSTFYYQPEHTTNYEVGLKTNWFNQKLIANVSVFYTDIRDKQVREEDPAGGIGVWKFTNAGRAHSQGVEVELTGKPLAGLELQGGLGYTYSVVDDWTVNQNGVPYSYKGKRLPWAPDLTYHLGAGYAHPCGLFARADLYGAGTQYFDAENSLSQEGFALVNARVGYAFKQWELALWGKNIFDVDHATKKVRDRSRNVLVEDGAPQTFGASLTWRF
- a CDS encoding methyltransferase family protein; the encoded protein is MRGETVLDLGQEDRPSIAPFFDWLLGPVRMALLDAAITLGIADILAEAGDPDEIAARLKTHPGNTRHFLDALAALGLAAKRRGRYANTPLASRYLRRESPTYMGGLVENLKRIQHRNLPRLMELLESGPPPVAREDRLDGDAQWKRSARDLACYQRAGMAELAADIVASLPESPKLRRMLDFGGGPGIIGLGILTRFPVMRGALADLPAVIEVAREEIETAGMAGRVELYPGDYNTASFGSGYDLVWASHNLYYAKDLEGLLARILDALHPGGVFISFHEGLTGEHTKPPFYVLSRVSLALEGQDVSFEAGEIASAALAAGFLSIETRIRDTPMGEVRVDILRKAGSLGETAA